One genomic segment of Terriglobales bacterium includes these proteins:
- a CDS encoding DUF2085 domain-containing protein, protein MSIADCRFETVKRLAIAAFPAVLVALAIAAPFLADAPWVAISIRRFFSYVCHQDPARSFWLAGAPVAVCVRCLGIYMGAAAGALLPARREVVLRMFVAAVAMNLVDIGAEWAGWHGNLPALRFALGMIAGLVAGALVVSSLRDSEGSKRAAPTASAVG, encoded by the coding sequence TTGTCGATTGCCGATTGCCGATTTGAAACCGTGAAGAGGCTTGCCATCGCCGCGTTTCCAGCCGTACTGGTCGCGTTGGCCATCGCGGCGCCTTTTCTGGCCGATGCGCCGTGGGTGGCGATCTCCATCCGGCGGTTCTTCTCCTATGTCTGCCACCAGGATCCGGCACGGTCGTTCTGGCTGGCGGGCGCGCCGGTGGCGGTGTGCGTGCGGTGCCTGGGGATCTATATGGGGGCGGCCGCAGGCGCGCTGCTCCCGGCGCGGCGGGAAGTGGTGTTGCGGATGTTCGTCGCGGCGGTCGCGATGAATCTCGTTGATATCGGCGCGGAATGGGCGGGATGGCACGGGAACCTGCCCGCGCTGCGGTTTGCGCTGGGGATGATCGCGGGGTTGGTGGCGGGGGCGCTGGTGGTGTCGTCCCTACGGGACTCGGAAGGTTCTAAACGCGC